From Musa acuminata AAA Group cultivar baxijiao chromosome BXJ3-8, Cavendish_Baxijiao_AAA, whole genome shotgun sequence, one genomic window encodes:
- the LOC103975073 gene encoding uncharacterized protein LOC103975073, with the protein MGSNITAILSPPPAPRSTLETRPTDASTAPATVATPFPPDHACSLWRSRVGSALRTALALTMIGVATVYGPATLRSYVMFPAFSYVVAMLIVGEATLGDSLHGTASAFYGTLLGVLPAMLTLLLLPAQGFSIAGTTLTVSLSAFVVALPESTSLITKRIALGQIVIIYVTTFGHNAHSGHAKAILHLAQVAASTALGVVASVIALLFPYPRLASCEISKKSKLYREMVTVRLSLLVNAFFVDNKSCTVSLISQVRCLTSASTKVLQNINLKQAALKWERPPLSFSSTPPVEPSERLQEIETPLKGMEMAISSVTAVHFSDHQFKRDMISLRNLINLRLIQDSYMDPCEIVDKTTLPPLPTLPHDPKDLPSFFFLFCMFLLHNRSLAPLFVEAGQESKIMPTTDQTENSCKEEPGTKRIKIPWYTSLRRERLVVALKCSLSLGLAVLFGLVYSKENGFWSGLTVAITMTPWREATFRLANVRAQGTAIGSVYGVLGSLISQNLMELRFLVLLPWITFASFLQRSRMYGPAGGIAAMFSALVILGRRNYGSPTAFAIARLTETFIGFSCSAFVELLLQPVRASTLAREQLSQSLKMLNECVESLVPCIGSMAPKEKEKKLRVKVTALRKYVQEAEAEPNFWFLPFPVACYKKLCASMTKMVDLLHFLAKSTVLLTEYSHGLADVCDDIPDSIVGEHLVHLKKLICSSAKCFAEALLVKSFARLEKEWKRKHIPDVETGKVEGPYVDGVMGADGEDCQKVIASFLQQANELMDRLDMSIDESLKGQLVLCLATVGFCMEGLMKETRELEMQILELVQRDNPGAHINLYAIRCKVKEIST; encoded by the exons ATGGGTAGTAATATTACTGCGATACTTTCACCACCACCAGCACCAAGATCCACTTTGGAAACGAGGCCCACTGATGCCTCCACCGCGCCCGCCACAGTTGCCACTCCATTCCCACCAGACCATGCTTGCTCACTATGGCGTTCACGGGTTGGCTCTGCGCTGCGCACAGCCCTAGCATTGACCATGATTGGCGTCGCGACGGTTTATGGCCCGGCAACCCTTCGGAGTTACGTGATGTTCCCTGCTTTCTCTTACGTGGTCGCCATGCTGATCGTTGGGGAGGCGACGTTAGGGGATTCGCTGCACGGCACGGCGAGTGCATTCTACGGGACGCTTCTTGGCGTCCTCCCTGCTATGTTGACCTTGCTGCTACTACCAGCCCAAGGCTTCTCGATCGCCGGTACCACCTTAACGGTGAGCCTTAGTGCCTtcgtggttgcactgcctgagtcgACGAGCTTGATCACCAAGCGCATTGCTCTTGGACAAATAGTGATCATCTACGTCACCACATTTGGACACAACGCCCATTCTGGTCACGCCAAGGCCATCTTACATCTTGCACAGGTAGCAGCGAGCACGGCTCTCGGAGTGGTGGCTTCGGTGATCGCCTTGCTGTTTCCTTATCCCCGGCTAGCAAGCTGTGAG ATAAGCAAGAAGAGCAAGCTATACAGGGAGATGGTGACTGTGAGGCTAAGTCTCTTAGTGAACGCTTTCTTTGTGGATAACAAGTCTTGCACGGTTTCACTGATTTCTCAAGTGAGATGCTTAACATCTGCAAGCACCAAAGTACTTCAGAACATTAATCTCAAGCAA GCAGCCCTCAAGTGGGAGAGGCCACCTCTCAGTTTCTCCTCAACACCACCGGTAGAGCCATCAGAACGGTTGCAGGAGATAGAAACACCCTTGAAGGGGATGGAGATGGCTATATCGTCCGTCACAGCAGTCCATTTTTCAGATCACCAGTTTAAGCGCGACATGATAAGCCTAAGAAATCTCATAAATCTTAGACTGATACAAGATAGCTACATGGACCCATGTGAGATTGTAGATAAGACGACCCTTCCTCCGCTGCCCACTTTGCCTCATGATCCCAAAGACcttccttctttcttcttcctcttttgtaTGTTCCTCCTCCATAACCGCTCGCTTGCCCCACTGTTCGTGGAAGCTGGACAAGAGAGTAAGATCATGCCAACAACTGATCAGACTGAGAATTCGTGCAAAGAAGAGCCTGGCACAAAAAGGATTAAGATACCTTGGTATACAAGCTTACGTCGTGAAAGGCTTGTAGTGGCATTGAAATGCTCGCTCTCATTAGGTCTCGCTGTGTTATTTGGACTTGTTTACAGCAAAGAAAATGGCTTCTGGTCTGGTCTGACAGTTGCCATCACGATGACTCCATGGCGAGAGGCTACATTCAGGTTGGCAAATGTAAGGGCGCAAGGAACGGCTATAGGATCTGTCTACGGAGTCCTGGGATCGTTGATTTCGCAGAATCTTATGGAACTCAGGTTCTTAGTCCTCCTTCCATGGATCACATTTGCTAGCTTCCTGCAACGTAGCCGCATGTATGGGCCGGCTGGAGGGATCGCTGCCATGTTCTCTGCGTTAGTAATATTGGGGAGGAGAAACTACGGTTCGCCTACTGCCTTTGCCATCGCCAGGCTAACGGAGACCTTCATTGGTTTCTCGTGCTCGGCCTTTGTGGAACTCCTCCTACAACCCGTTAGGGCGTCAACTCTGGCAAGAGAACAACTCTCCCAAAGCCTTAAAATGCTTAACGAGTGTGTTGAGTCACTAGTTCCATGCATAGGTTCTATGGCACCgaaggagaaagagaagaagctaAGAGTCAAAGTGACTGCACTGAGGAAGTACGTCCAAGAGGCTGAAGCCGAGCCAAACTTCTGGTTCTTGCCTTTCCCAGTTGCTTGTTACAAGAAACTCTGTGCCTCCATGACTAAGATGGTGGACCTACTGCACTTTCTGGCGAAGAGCACCGTGCTCTTGACTGAATACTCGCATGGGCTTGCAGACGTTTGTGATGATATCCCGGACAGTATCGTCGGAGAGCATTTGGTGCATCTCAAGAAGCTAATTTGTTCATCCGCGAAGTGCTTTGCTGAGGCACTTCTAGTGAAATCATTTGCAAGACTAGAAAAAGAGTGGAAAAGGAAACACATACCTGATGTTGAGACAGGAAAAGTAGAGGGACCCTACGTTGATGGGGTCATGGGAGCTGATGGAGAGGACTGTCAGAAGGTAATTGCGTCTTTCCTTCAGCAGGCAAATGAACTAATGGACAGGCTTGATATGAGTATAGATGAGAGCCTGAAGGGTCAATTAGTACTGTGCCTGGCCACGGTTGGCTTTTGCATGGAGGGCTTGATGAAAGAGACGAGGGAACTGGAGATGCAGATACTGGAACTTGTGCAGAGGGATAATCCTGGCGCCCACATAAATCTTTATGCAATCCGCTGTAAAGTGAAAGAGATATCGACctaa